The following coding sequences lie in one Peromyscus maniculatus bairdii isolate BWxNUB_F1_BW_parent chromosome 3, HU_Pman_BW_mat_3.1, whole genome shotgun sequence genomic window:
- the Garin1b gene encoding Golgi-associated RAB2 interactor protein 1B isoform X2, whose protein sequence is MMTSVPPRTSWWNSKKTVKVIRSYTTFPSLNAWGKFRGLLPVDREPNPGVGLGVEEGLLCQMVHSPEFNLFPNSVVFESNFVQVKRGRNWKKIYRASNTMALGVTSSVPCLPLPNILLMARVKWLQGQSQTWNRPSTAPSIILKSILPLKFVELQICDHHERILRLRTVTEKIYFLKLHPDHPETVFHFWIRLVQILQKGLSITTKDPSILVTHCLVPKSLCSPCGKSELVQKKPPSPQPSESLMQLMAQGESEALSQIFADLHQQKQYRRSKKIQINKTSSDKATPSEESVPCTRDLSWRDAFTYGEWERENPSGPQPLSLLGTLAASSRPRLSLS, encoded by the exons ATGATGACATCAGTTCCACCTAGAACGTCTTGGTGGAATTCGAAGAAGACTGTAAAAGTTATAAGATCTTATACAACCTTCCCTTCCTTGAATGCCTGGGGAAAATTCAGGGGCCTCTTGCCTGTGGATAGGGAGCCGAACCCTGGAGTGGGCCTGGGTGTGGAGGAAGGGCTGCTCTGCCAGATGGTCCATTCTCCAGAATTCAACCTGTTTCCTAACTCCGTGGTGTTTGAAAGCAACTTTGTCCAG GTCAAAAGgggcagaaactggaaaaaaatctacaGAGCCTCCAACACCATGGCCCTTGGGGTGACCTCCTCCGTGCCTTGCCTACCCCTTCCGAACATCCTCCTTATGGCCAGAGTCAAATGGCTTCAGGGGCAGAGCCAGACATGGAACAGACCATCCACAGCCCCGAGCATCATCCTGAAGAG CATTCTCCCTTTGAAGTTTGTGGAGCTCCAGATCTGTGACCACCATGAACGCATCCTGAGGTTGAGGACAGTCACCGAGAAGATCTACTTCCTAAAGCTCCACCCTGACCATCCTGAGACTGTCTTCCACTTTTGGATCCGCCTGGTTCAAATTTTGCAGAAGGGTCTGTCCATCACCACCAAGGACCCTAGCATCCTTGTTACTCACTGCCTGGTACCCAAGAGCCTCTGCAGCCCATGTGGAAAGTCTGAG TTAGTGCAGAAGAAACCTCCAAGCCCCCAGCCCAGTGAGAGCCTCATGCAGCTGATGGCCCAGGGGGAGAGCGAGGCCCTCTCGCAGATCTTTGCCGACTTGCATCAGCAGAAACAGTACAG GAGGAGCAAAAAGATTCAGATCAACAAGACCAGCTCAG ATAAAGCTACTCCCAGTGAAGAGAGTGTCCCCTGTACCCGAGATCTCAGTTGGAGGGATGCATTCACTTATGGAGAGTGGGAAAGAGAGAACCCCTCTGGGCCACAGCCTCTCTCGCTCCTCGGCACTCTGGCTGCCTCCAGCAGGCCACGGCTGTCCCTATCTTGA
- the Garin1b gene encoding Golgi-associated RAB2 interactor protein 1B isoform X1, translating to MMTSVPPRTSWWNSKKTVKVIRSYTTFPSLNAWGKFRGLLPVDREPNPGVGLGVEEGLLCQMVHSPEFNLFPNSVVFESNFVQVKRGRNWKKIYRASNTMALGVTSSVPCLPLPNILLMARVKWLQGQSQTWNRPSTAPSIILKSILPLKFVELQICDHHERILRLRTVTEKIYFLKLHPDHPETVFHFWIRLVQILQKGLSITTKDPSILVTHCLVPKSLCSPCGKSELVQKKPPSPQPSESLMQLMAQGESEALSQIFADLHQQKQYSARRSKKIQINKTSSDKATPSEESVPCTRDLSWRDAFTYGEWERENPSGPQPLSLLGTLAASSRPRLSLS from the exons ATGATGACATCAGTTCCACCTAGAACGTCTTGGTGGAATTCGAAGAAGACTGTAAAAGTTATAAGATCTTATACAACCTTCCCTTCCTTGAATGCCTGGGGAAAATTCAGGGGCCTCTTGCCTGTGGATAGGGAGCCGAACCCTGGAGTGGGCCTGGGTGTGGAGGAAGGGCTGCTCTGCCAGATGGTCCATTCTCCAGAATTCAACCTGTTTCCTAACTCCGTGGTGTTTGAAAGCAACTTTGTCCAG GTCAAAAGgggcagaaactggaaaaaaatctacaGAGCCTCCAACACCATGGCCCTTGGGGTGACCTCCTCCGTGCCTTGCCTACCCCTTCCGAACATCCTCCTTATGGCCAGAGTCAAATGGCTTCAGGGGCAGAGCCAGACATGGAACAGACCATCCACAGCCCCGAGCATCATCCTGAAGAG CATTCTCCCTTTGAAGTTTGTGGAGCTCCAGATCTGTGACCACCATGAACGCATCCTGAGGTTGAGGACAGTCACCGAGAAGATCTACTTCCTAAAGCTCCACCCTGACCATCCTGAGACTGTCTTCCACTTTTGGATCCGCCTGGTTCAAATTTTGCAGAAGGGTCTGTCCATCACCACCAAGGACCCTAGCATCCTTGTTACTCACTGCCTGGTACCCAAGAGCCTCTGCAGCCCATGTGGAAAGTCTGAG TTAGTGCAGAAGAAACCTCCAAGCCCCCAGCCCAGTGAGAGCCTCATGCAGCTGATGGCCCAGGGGGAGAGCGAGGCCCTCTCGCAGATCTTTGCCGACTTGCATCAGCAGAAACAGTACAG TGCCAGGAGGAGCAAAAAGATTCAGATCAACAAGACCAGCTCAG ATAAAGCTACTCCCAGTGAAGAGAGTGTCCCCTGTACCCGAGATCTCAGTTGGAGGGATGCATTCACTTATGGAGAGTGGGAAAGAGAGAACCCCTCTGGGCCACAGCCTCTCTCGCTCCTCGGCACTCTGGCTGCCTCCAGCAGGCCACGGCTGTCCCTATCTTGA
- the Garin1b gene encoding Golgi-associated RAB2 interactor protein 1B isoform X3, whose protein sequence is MPGENSGASCLWIGSRTLEWAWVWRKGCSARWSILQNSTCFLTPWCLKATLSRLGLGAALQVKRGRNWKKIYRASNTMALGVTSSVPCLPLPNILLMARVKWLQGQSQTWNRPSTAPSIILKSILPLKFVELQICDHHERILRLRTVTEKIYFLKLHPDHPETVFHFWIRLVQILQKGLSITTKDPSILVTHCLVPKSLCSPCGKSELVQKKPPSPQPSESLMQLMAQGESEALSQIFADLHQQKQYSARRSKKIQINKTSSDKATPSEESVPCTRDLSWRDAFTYGEWERENPSGPQPLSLLGTLAASSRPRLSLS, encoded by the exons ATGCCTGGGGAAAATTCAGGGGCCTCTTGCCTGTGGATAGGGAGCCGAACCCTGGAGTGGGCCTGGGTGTGGAGGAAGGGCTGCTCTGCCAGATGGTCCATTCTCCAGAATTCAACCTGTTTCCTAACTCCGTGGTGTTTGAAAGCAACTTTGTCCAG GCTGGGCCTGGGGGCTGCGTTACAGGTCAAAAGgggcagaaactggaaaaaaatctacaGAGCCTCCAACACCATGGCCCTTGGGGTGACCTCCTCCGTGCCTTGCCTACCCCTTCCGAACATCCTCCTTATGGCCAGAGTCAAATGGCTTCAGGGGCAGAGCCAGACATGGAACAGACCATCCACAGCCCCGAGCATCATCCTGAAGAG CATTCTCCCTTTGAAGTTTGTGGAGCTCCAGATCTGTGACCACCATGAACGCATCCTGAGGTTGAGGACAGTCACCGAGAAGATCTACTTCCTAAAGCTCCACCCTGACCATCCTGAGACTGTCTTCCACTTTTGGATCCGCCTGGTTCAAATTTTGCAGAAGGGTCTGTCCATCACCACCAAGGACCCTAGCATCCTTGTTACTCACTGCCTGGTACCCAAGAGCCTCTGCAGCCCATGTGGAAAGTCTGAG TTAGTGCAGAAGAAACCTCCAAGCCCCCAGCCCAGTGAGAGCCTCATGCAGCTGATGGCCCAGGGGGAGAGCGAGGCCCTCTCGCAGATCTTTGCCGACTTGCATCAGCAGAAACAGTACAG TGCCAGGAGGAGCAAAAAGATTCAGATCAACAAGACCAGCTCAG ATAAAGCTACTCCCAGTGAAGAGAGTGTCCCCTGTACCCGAGATCTCAGTTGGAGGGATGCATTCACTTATGGAGAGTGGGAAAGAGAGAACCCCTCTGGGCCACAGCCTCTCTCGCTCCTCGGCACTCTGGCTGCCTCCAGCAGGCCACGGCTGTCCCTATCTTGA